A genomic window from Cupriavidus metallidurans CH34 includes:
- a CDS encoding electron transfer flavoprotein-ubiquinone oxidoreductase, which translates to MDQQQLVEQFGPREAMEYDVVIVGGGPAGLATAIRLKQLAQEKGGDVNVCVLEKGSEPGAHILSGAIMDPRALTELIPNWKELGAPLNQPVTEDKFLFLNESGSKGTPPALLPECFHNHGNYIVSLSNFVRWMGQQAEALGVEIFPGFPAAEVLYNEDGSVKGVATGNMGISKEGEPTENFQLGMELHAKYTIFAEGARGHLGKQIIAKYKLDAGKDPQSYGIGLKELWEIDPAKHKPGLVVHTAGWPLDPATYGGSFLYHMEDNKVAVGFVVGLDYTNPWLSPFEEFQRFKTHPEIRAYFEGGKRIGYGARAITAGGLLSLPKTVFPGGALVGCDAGYLNASRIKGSHAAIKTGMLAAEAAYDALQGGRQHDELTAYPAAFESSWLHKELLQAKNFKQWFKKGRTTATLMTGIEQWLLPKLGIRNPPWTLHREKPDHVYLKPAAECEKIVYPKPDGKLTFDRLSSVFISNTNHEENQPAHLTLKDANVPVNINWEKYAGPESRYCPAGVYEFVQNDDGKERLQINAQNCVHCKTCDIKDPTQNIVWVTPEGGGGPNYVGM; encoded by the coding sequence ATGGATCAGCAACAGCTCGTCGAGCAGTTCGGCCCGCGAGAAGCCATGGAGTACGACGTCGTCATCGTTGGCGGCGGACCTGCAGGCCTCGCCACGGCTATTCGCCTGAAGCAACTGGCGCAAGAAAAAGGCGGCGACGTCAATGTCTGTGTGCTGGAGAAGGGCTCGGAGCCCGGCGCTCACATCCTGTCCGGCGCGATCATGGATCCGCGCGCGCTCACTGAACTGATCCCGAACTGGAAGGAACTCGGCGCGCCGCTGAACCAGCCGGTAACAGAAGACAAGTTCCTGTTCCTGAACGAATCCGGCTCCAAGGGCACCCCGCCGGCGCTGCTGCCGGAGTGCTTCCACAACCACGGCAACTACATCGTCAGCCTGTCGAACTTCGTGCGCTGGATGGGCCAGCAGGCCGAGGCCCTGGGCGTGGAAATTTTCCCGGGCTTCCCGGCCGCCGAAGTCCTGTACAACGAGGACGGCTCGGTCAAGGGCGTTGCCACGGGCAACATGGGTATCAGCAAGGAAGGCGAGCCCACCGAGAACTTCCAGCTCGGCATGGAGCTCCACGCCAAGTACACGATCTTCGCCGAGGGCGCGCGTGGCCACCTGGGCAAGCAGATCATCGCCAAGTACAAGCTCGACGCCGGCAAGGACCCGCAAAGCTACGGCATTGGCCTGAAGGAACTGTGGGAAATCGATCCGGCCAAGCATAAGCCCGGTCTGGTGGTGCACACGGCTGGCTGGCCGCTCGACCCGGCAACCTACGGCGGCTCGTTCCTCTATCACATGGAGGACAACAAGGTCGCAGTGGGCTTCGTGGTTGGCCTGGACTACACGAACCCGTGGCTGTCGCCGTTCGAGGAATTCCAGCGCTTCAAGACGCACCCGGAAATCCGCGCTTACTTTGAAGGCGGCAAGCGAATCGGCTATGGCGCCCGCGCGATCACCGCCGGCGGCCTGCTGTCGCTGCCGAAGACCGTGTTCCCGGGTGGCGCGCTGGTGGGTTGCGACGCCGGCTACCTGAACGCCTCGCGTATCAAGGGAAGCCACGCTGCGATCAAGACTGGCATGCTGGCCGCCGAGGCCGCCTACGACGCGCTGCAGGGCGGCCGTCAGCACGACGAACTGACCGCCTACCCCGCCGCGTTCGAATCGAGCTGGCTCCACAAGGAACTGCTGCAAGCGAAGAACTTCAAGCAGTGGTTCAAGAAGGGCCGCACTACCGCCACGCTGATGACCGGTATCGAGCAATGGCTGCTGCCGAAGCTGGGCATCCGCAACCCGCCCTGGACCCTCCACCGCGAAAAGCCGGATCACGTGTACCTGAAGCCGGCCGCCGAATGCGAGAAGATCGTCTATCCGAAGCCGGACGGCAAGCTCACGTTCGATCGTCTCTCGTCAGTGTTCATCAGCAACACGAACCACGAAGAAAACCAGCCCGCGCACCTGACGCTCAAGGACGCGAACGTGCCGGTGAACATCAACTGGGAAAAGTACGCCGGCCCCGAGTCGCGCTACTGCCCGGCTGGCGTGTACGAGTTCGTGCAGAACGATGACGGCAAGGAGCGCCTGCAGATCAACGCGCAGAACTGCGTGCACTGCAAGACGTGCGACATCAAGGACCCGACGCAGAACATCGTGTGGGTCACGCCGGAAGGCGGCGGCGGCCCGAACTACGTGGGCATGTAA
- a CDS encoding c-type cytochrome, with protein sequence MKSKWSLRVVTAIVAIGIVVFLALTAPTTWRLLHASRDLPDASPPDLKNGRVMFVAGDCATCHASVGKGDDTLLGGGRSLETAFGTFHMPNISSHPNDGIGQWKLEQFIMAMREGVIPGKGNAYPAFPYTSYQRMTANDLRDLFAYMQSLPPVAGTVPDHELRFPFSMRRGVGLWRLAFLDGKPLPEVAADKSELWRRGRYLVEGAGHCVECHSPRNVAGAVPLAKRFSGGPNPEGTGYIPNITPDETGIGYWSVHDIARYLEDGVGPIGMKAGGDMKEVIENTARLSHKDRLAMAEYLKSVPAVEAPNAGAPKPNRTAEVIMLPAAHAGAGPSKLTALLASPDVIGKSDALYVVSPAPFTLEASGTAEDGKLLGATRVAVLSRDGGRMRVRVDGWQLDGSDSAVYALPGQRILQAVLSPEAIARVKRLSSIKDEHTGQQWHQASLEVWIAQKGLSADLAQLWHHSDETYRASCATCHALPHSEDFLANQWIGTLGAMKRYTSLDDAEYRLLLSWLQYHSKDVGTSSKGNHP encoded by the coding sequence ATGAAAAGCAAATGGTCCCTGCGCGTCGTCACGGCAATCGTGGCGATTGGCATCGTTGTCTTCCTCGCGCTTACTGCTCCCACCACCTGGAGATTGCTGCATGCGTCACGTGACCTGCCTGACGCATCTCCCCCCGACTTGAAGAACGGACGTGTCATGTTCGTCGCTGGCGACTGCGCGACATGCCACGCGTCGGTAGGCAAGGGCGACGATACGCTGCTCGGTGGCGGACGTTCGCTCGAAACCGCGTTCGGCACGTTCCACATGCCGAATATCTCGTCGCATCCGAACGACGGTATCGGCCAATGGAAGCTGGAGCAGTTCATCATGGCCATGCGCGAGGGGGTCATCCCCGGCAAGGGCAATGCCTATCCGGCCTTCCCCTATACGTCGTATCAACGCATGACGGCCAATGACCTGCGCGACCTGTTCGCCTACATGCAGTCGCTGCCGCCGGTGGCCGGCACGGTACCCGATCACGAACTCAGATTCCCGTTTTCAATGCGGCGCGGCGTCGGTCTGTGGCGGCTGGCTTTCCTCGATGGCAAACCGTTGCCGGAGGTTGCGGCGGACAAGAGTGAGCTCTGGCGGCGCGGCAGGTATCTGGTGGAAGGCGCGGGCCATTGCGTGGAATGCCACTCTCCGCGCAACGTGGCGGGTGCCGTGCCACTCGCGAAACGCTTCTCCGGTGGTCCCAATCCCGAAGGCACTGGATACATCCCGAATATCACGCCCGATGAGACGGGCATTGGGTACTGGTCCGTGCACGATATCGCGCGTTATCTCGAAGACGGTGTCGGCCCGATCGGCATGAAGGCTGGCGGAGACATGAAAGAGGTCATCGAGAACACCGCGCGGCTCTCGCACAAGGATCGACTGGCGATGGCCGAGTACCTGAAGTCCGTGCCGGCCGTCGAAGCACCGAACGCTGGTGCGCCGAAGCCGAACCGCACGGCAGAGGTGATCATGCTCCCGGCTGCCCACGCGGGGGCGGGGCCATCGAAACTGACTGCGCTGTTGGCATCGCCCGATGTGATCGGCAAGAGCGATGCGCTCTACGTCGTTTCTCCCGCGCCTTTCACGCTGGAGGCGAGCGGCACGGCCGAGGATGGCAAGCTGCTTGGCGCCACGAGAGTCGCCGTCCTGTCGAGAGACGGGGGGCGCATGCGGGTACGCGTCGACGGCTGGCAACTTGACGGCTCGGACAGCGCGGTCTACGCGCTCCCGGGGCAACGGATCCTGCAGGCCGTGCTGTCGCCCGAGGCGATTGCCAGGGTGAAGCGCTTGTCGTCGATCAAGGACGAGCATACGGGTCAGCAGTGGCATCAGGCCAGTCTGGAAGTATGGATCGCCCAGAAGGGATTGTCGGCGGATCTTGCGCAACTCTGGCATCACAGCGATGAAACGTATCGCGCGTCTTGCGCCACGTGCCACGCACTGCCACACAGCGAGGATTTCCTCGCGAACCAATGGATCGGGACGCTCGGCGCCATGAAGCGCTACACGTCGCTGGACGATGCCGAGTACCGGTTGCTGCTGTCGTGGCTGCAGTATCACTCGAAGGACGTCGGTACGTCGTCGAAGGGCAACCATCCATGA
- a CDS encoding TRAP transporter small permease, producing MEQDNQARRDAVPQHVVDSVIIPEAADEARDSEFRVSPRIEDWIGVIVMGLLVIITFANVVVRYFTDESFAWTEEFSVFLMIVLALVAGSAAVARDRNIRIEFFFERGSAARQKRLAIVSALAVAVMFLALAVLGVRITWDEYTFGETSPGIGVPSWWYSVWLPVLSISITLRALALALRNVRALRALKNDGERAQ from the coding sequence ATGGAGCAAGACAATCAGGCACGGCGCGACGCCGTGCCGCAGCATGTCGTCGATTCGGTGATCATCCCCGAAGCCGCCGACGAAGCGCGGGACAGCGAATTCCGGGTTTCACCGCGTATCGAGGACTGGATCGGCGTGATCGTGATGGGGTTGCTGGTAATCATCACGTTCGCCAACGTGGTGGTCCGCTACTTCACCGACGAATCGTTTGCCTGGACCGAGGAGTTCTCGGTCTTCCTGATGATCGTGCTGGCGCTGGTGGCTGGCAGCGCCGCCGTGGCGCGCGATCGCAATATCCGCATCGAATTTTTCTTCGAGCGTGGCAGTGCCGCGCGGCAGAAGCGGCTGGCCATCGTTTCGGCACTGGCCGTCGCGGTCATGTTCCTGGCCCTCGCCGTGCTGGGTGTGCGGATCACGTGGGACGAGTACACGTTCGGTGAGACATCACCGGGCATCGGCGTGCCGAGCTGGTGGTACTCGGTCTGGCTGCCCGTGCTGTCGATCTCAATAACGCTGCGGGCGCTGGCTCTGGCCCTGCGCAATGTCCGGGCGCTGCGTGCCCTGAAGAACGATGGGGAGCGCGCGCAATGA
- a CDS encoding SDR family oxidoreductase, producing the protein MGLSINLEGKVALVTGASSGLGTRFSNVLAAAGAKVVLASRRVERLKELRASIEADGGSAHVVQLDVTDPDSIRAAVAHAETEAGAIDILVNNSGVSTTQKLTDVTADDFDFVFDTNTRGAFFVAQEVAKRMIARAKGAEKLGNPLPQARIVNIASVAGLKVLSQIGVYCMSKAAVVHMTKAMALEWARHGINTNAICPGYIDTEINHHHWDTDAGQKLIQMLPRKRLGQPEDLDGLLLLLASDASRFINGAVVTADDGMV; encoded by the coding sequence ATGGGTCTGTCGATTAATCTGGAAGGCAAGGTCGCGCTGGTGACCGGCGCGTCAAGCGGCCTGGGCACGCGTTTTTCCAATGTTCTGGCGGCCGCCGGGGCCAAGGTGGTACTGGCTTCGCGCCGAGTGGAACGGCTCAAGGAGCTACGTGCCTCGATCGAGGCAGACGGCGGCAGCGCGCACGTGGTGCAGCTCGACGTGACCGATCCGGACAGTATCCGGGCGGCCGTGGCGCACGCCGAAACCGAGGCTGGCGCGATCGACATCCTGGTCAACAATTCGGGCGTTTCCACCACGCAGAAGTTGACCGACGTCACCGCTGACGACTTCGATTTCGTCTTCGATACCAATACGCGGGGCGCGTTCTTTGTCGCCCAGGAAGTGGCCAAGCGCATGATCGCGCGGGCCAAGGGCGCCGAAAAACTGGGCAATCCGCTGCCCCAGGCGCGAATCGTCAATATTGCGTCTGTGGCCGGTCTCAAGGTACTGTCGCAGATCGGTGTCTACTGCATGAGCAAGGCTGCCGTGGTCCATATGACCAAGGCGATGGCGCTGGAATGGGCGCGGCATGGAATCAATACCAACGCGATCTGCCCGGGCTATATCGACACCGAGATCAACCACCATCACTGGGACACCGACGCGGGGCAGAAGCTGATCCAGATGCTGCCGCGCAAGCGCCTGGGCCAACCCGAAGACCTCGATGGCCTGTTGCTGCTGCTGGCGTCCGATGCCTCGCGCTTTATCAATGGCGCGGTGGTTACGGCCGACGATGGCATGGTCTGA
- the torA gene encoding trimethylamine-N-oxide reductase TorA produces MSNEFGKSDTNISRRRFIQGALAAGTLGSTGATLLASGARSATAGSREVLTGSHWGAFYMRVDDGRVTGVRPWEKDPKPSHQLPGVLDSMYSPTRIRHPMVRRAWLERGPGADPEGRGKGDFVRVSWEKALDLVAAELMRVRKKHGPTSIFGGSYGWKSPGKLHNCQTLLARALTVNGGFVSRSGDYSTGAAQVILPYVVGSIDVYEQPTAWPVLAEHTELMVFWAADPMVTNQIGWQVPDHGAYPGMEALKSKGVKVICIDPVRTDTRRYFDAEWLAPRPHTDVAMMLGIAHTLYTEKLHDAKFLARYTTGFDRFVPYLTGESDGVAKNAEWAAGICEIPADTIRDLARRFASKRTMLAAGWSIQRQHHGEQSHWMLVTLASMLGQIGLPGGGYGFTYHYANGGSPTATGPVLPGIVGGAKPPPGSEWLEAGGTETIPVSRIVEMLENPGKPYDFNGKRSKYPDIRLAYWVGGNPFMHHQDRNRMIKAWRKLDTFIVQDFQWTATARHADIVLPCTTTYERNDIEGIGDYSMSHILAMRKVVDPLFEARDDYDIFAAICERMGTGKAFTEGRDDMAWIRTFYEAARVQARGKRMEMPVFDVFWNSNKPLAFPIGEEAKGYIRHKEFRDDPLLNALGTPSGRIEIYSSNIARMKYDDCPPHPTWMEPLERLGGPTTRYPLHIDSSHPGSRLHSQLCGTVLRGSYAIKGREPCLMHPEDAKIRGIADGDIVRVFNDRGQMLVGVRLTDDIRRGVIRVCEGGWYDPAEPGKPGTLCRYGDVNNLTTGIGTSKLAQGNCGHTAMADVEKYRGPAPAVEVFKAPRGGDA; encoded by the coding sequence ATGTCGAATGAATTTGGGAAGTCGGACACGAACATTTCTCGCCGCCGCTTTATCCAGGGCGCGCTGGCCGCGGGTACATTGGGTTCCACTGGGGCCACGCTACTGGCGTCGGGTGCGCGGTCGGCGACGGCGGGCAGTCGCGAGGTCCTGACTGGATCGCACTGGGGGGCGTTTTACATGCGTGTGGACGATGGCCGGGTAACGGGCGTCCGGCCGTGGGAGAAGGACCCGAAGCCATCGCATCAATTGCCCGGTGTGCTGGACTCGATGTACTCACCGACGCGCATCCGCCATCCGATGGTGCGCCGGGCCTGGTTGGAACGTGGGCCCGGCGCCGATCCCGAGGGGCGCGGCAAGGGCGATTTCGTTCGGGTCAGTTGGGAGAAGGCGCTCGATCTCGTGGCTGCGGAGCTGATGCGTGTGCGAAAGAAACACGGGCCGACCTCGATCTTCGGTGGCTCCTATGGCTGGAAGAGTCCCGGCAAGCTGCACAATTGCCAGACTCTGCTGGCACGCGCGCTGACCGTCAACGGCGGATTCGTCAGCCGCAGCGGGGACTACTCGACCGGCGCGGCACAGGTGATCCTGCCTTACGTGGTGGGATCGATCGACGTCTACGAGCAACCCACCGCGTGGCCGGTGCTGGCCGAGCACACGGAACTGATGGTTTTCTGGGCGGCCGATCCGATGGTCACGAACCAGATCGGTTGGCAGGTGCCTGACCATGGCGCCTATCCTGGCATGGAAGCATTGAAGAGCAAGGGCGTAAAGGTGATCTGCATCGATCCGGTGCGAACGGACACCCGCCGCTATTTCGATGCCGAATGGCTGGCACCGCGCCCGCATACCGATGTCGCGATGATGCTTGGGATCGCGCATACGCTGTACACGGAAAAGCTGCACGATGCGAAGTTCCTGGCCCGCTATACCACTGGCTTCGATCGGTTCGTTCCCTATCTGACGGGGGAGTCCGATGGTGTGGCCAAGAATGCGGAGTGGGCGGCGGGCATCTGCGAGATACCTGCGGACACGATCCGCGATCTCGCGCGCCGATTCGCTTCGAAGCGCACGATGCTGGCGGCAGGGTGGTCCATTCAGCGTCAGCATCATGGAGAGCAGTCACACTGGATGCTGGTGACGCTGGCGTCGATGCTGGGGCAGATCGGATTGCCCGGTGGGGGCTATGGCTTCACCTATCACTATGCCAATGGCGGCAGCCCCACGGCTACCGGGCCAGTGCTGCCGGGTATCGTCGGCGGTGCGAAGCCGCCGCCAGGATCGGAGTGGCTCGAAGCGGGTGGGACGGAGACGATACCGGTCTCGCGCATCGTCGAGATGCTCGAGAATCCCGGCAAGCCGTACGACTTCAATGGCAAGCGCTCGAAGTACCCTGACATCCGGCTGGCCTACTGGGTCGGTGGCAATCCGTTCATGCATCATCAGGATCGTAACCGGATGATCAAGGCGTGGCGCAAGCTCGATACGTTCATCGTGCAGGACTTCCAGTGGACAGCCACCGCGCGTCATGCGGACATCGTGCTTCCGTGCACTACGACCTACGAGCGCAATGACATCGAAGGCATTGGCGACTACTCGATGAGCCACATCCTGGCGATGCGCAAGGTGGTGGACCCACTGTTCGAGGCGCGCGACGACTACGACATCTTCGCGGCGATCTGCGAGCGCATGGGTACCGGCAAGGCGTTCACAGAGGGGCGCGACGACATGGCCTGGATTCGCACGTTCTACGAAGCGGCGCGTGTTCAGGCACGCGGTAAGCGCATGGAAATGCCAGTGTTCGATGTGTTCTGGAACAGCAACAAGCCGCTGGCGTTCCCGATCGGCGAGGAGGCGAAGGGTTACATCCGGCACAAGGAGTTCCGCGATGACCCGCTGCTCAATGCGCTCGGCACGCCCTCGGGACGGATCGAGATCTACTCGTCGAACATCGCGCGCATGAAATACGACGATTGCCCGCCTCATCCCACCTGGATGGAGCCGCTGGAACGGCTGGGTGGGCCCACGACCAGGTATCCGTTGCATATCGACAGCAGCCATCCCGGAAGCCGCCTGCATTCGCAGTTGTGCGGCACGGTGCTGCGCGGGAGCTATGCCATCAAGGGACGCGAACCGTGCCTGATGCATCCGGAAGATGCCAAGATCCGTGGGATTGCCGATGGCGACATCGTACGTGTGTTCAATGATCGCGGGCAGATGCTGGTAGGCGTCAGGCTTACCGACGACATACGCCGTGGCGTTATCCGCGTGTGCGAGGGCGGGTGGTACGACCCTGCAGAGCCAGGCAAGCCCGGGACGCTGTGCCGATATGGCGACGTCAACAACCTGACGACTGGCATCGGTACCTCGAAGCTGGCGCAAGGCAATTGCGGACACACGGCCATGGCCGACGTCGAGAAGTACCGGGGACCGGCACCTGCCGTCGAGGTGTTCAAAGCGCCGCGCGGGGGCGACGCCTGA
- a CDS encoding acyl-CoA thioesterase, whose protein sequence is MKHVFTFVMPIRWGDMDAMGHVNNTVYFRYMEQARLEWFASLGRSGKDASGHGPVIINASMTFLKQLRHPGDIECRVYAGKLGRTSFETWTEIIRTDLPDVIWAEGGAKVVWCDYAAEKSVPVPDEIRRLIEA, encoded by the coding sequence ATGAAACACGTCTTCACCTTCGTGATGCCGATACGGTGGGGTGACATGGACGCCATGGGTCATGTCAACAACACCGTCTACTTCCGCTACATGGAGCAGGCGCGGCTCGAGTGGTTCGCCTCGCTGGGCCGTAGCGGCAAGGACGCCAGCGGCCATGGGCCGGTCATCATCAACGCCAGCATGACGTTCCTGAAGCAGCTTCGTCACCCCGGCGACATCGAATGCCGCGTGTACGCGGGCAAGCTCGGTCGCACGAGTTTCGAAACGTGGACGGAGATCATCCGGACCGATCTGCCTGACGTGATCTGGGCGGAAGGTGGCGCGAAGGTGGTGTGGTGCGACTATGCGGCGGAGAAGTCGGTCCCGGTTCCGGACGAAATCCGTCGCCTGATCGAGGCGTAG
- a CDS encoding TorD/DmsD family molecular chaperone: MTSATEDSGVPDVTVAPVLEWIAGLLVAPPTGNQIARLRSPEGCAVLGAIAAEWSSHAAMLQIRRALDPCKPADTVAADLSVSYTRLFEGVCGIPAVSLYESTYAVAAREAPAQPRLYGRAAGEMDALLRQFRMGLGATREASDHISIELALLAALLRKGHIGGEVLMRARLAGWMPALIEGCIALDPDGFYGGLARLLGNLNLLEALGPDGRPRLVSVIDGQDGSHHVE, encoded by the coding sequence ATGACGAGCGCCACCGAAGATAGCGGAGTCCCGGACGTGACGGTGGCGCCGGTGCTCGAATGGATTGCGGGCTTGCTGGTGGCGCCACCGACCGGGAACCAGATCGCGCGATTGCGCTCGCCGGAGGGTTGCGCGGTTCTCGGCGCCATTGCGGCGGAATGGTCGAGTCATGCCGCCATGCTCCAGATTCGCCGGGCGCTGGACCCTTGCAAGCCAGCGGACACCGTGGCTGCGGATTTGTCCGTCAGCTACACGCGGTTGTTCGAAGGGGTTTGCGGCATCCCTGCCGTATCACTTTACGAGAGTACCTATGCCGTTGCCGCCCGCGAGGCGCCGGCGCAGCCGAGGCTGTACGGCCGCGCCGCAGGCGAGATGGATGCGCTGCTGCGGCAATTCAGGATGGGCCTCGGCGCCACGCGCGAAGCCTCTGACCATATATCGATCGAACTCGCGCTCCTTGCAGCGCTGCTGCGCAAGGGGCACATCGGCGGCGAGGTATTGATGCGGGCGCGGCTCGCAGGCTGGATGCCGGCACTGATCGAAGGATGTATCGCGCTGGACCCGGACGGCTTCTATGGCGGGCTGGCGCGGCTGCTGGGCAATCTGAATCTGCTGGAGGCGCTGGGGCCCGATGGCCGGCCCCGCCTCGTCTCCGTGATCGATGGACAAGACGGGAGTCACCATGTCGAATGA
- a CDS encoding DctP family TRAP transporter solute-binding subunit — MKRRALMLSVAASIAAAALAPAGAMAQTYKSEYKMSLVLGPAFPWGKGGEIWADLVRQRTNGRINIKLYPGTSLVAGDQTREFSAIRQGVIDMAVGSTINWSPQVKELNLFSLPFLMPDYKALDSLTQGDVGKSIFATLEKAGVVPLAWGENGFREVSNSKHEIRKPEDLKGLKLRVVGSPLYIETFNALGANPTQMSWADAQPAMASGAVDGQENPQSVFAAAKLYTVGQKFVTTWGYVADPLIFVVNKQIWESWTPADREIVKQAAIDAGKQEIALARKGLNEAGAPAWKDMEQHGVKVTSLTPAEHDAFRKATTKVYDKWKKQIGADLVTKAEASIANRR, encoded by the coding sequence ATGAAACGCCGTGCCCTGATGCTGTCCGTTGCCGCTTCGATCGCCGCCGCCGCGCTTGCGCCGGCCGGTGCGATGGCGCAGACCTACAAGTCCGAATACAAGATGTCGCTGGTGCTCGGTCCCGCATTCCCGTGGGGCAAGGGCGGCGAGATCTGGGCAGACCTGGTGCGTCAGCGCACCAATGGCCGCATCAACATCAAGCTGTATCCGGGCACGTCGCTGGTGGCTGGCGACCAGACGCGCGAGTTCTCGGCGATTCGCCAGGGCGTGATCGACATGGCCGTGGGCTCCACCATCAACTGGTCCCCGCAGGTCAAGGAACTGAACCTGTTCTCGCTCCCGTTCCTGATGCCCGACTACAAGGCGCTGGACTCGTTGACCCAGGGCGATGTGGGCAAGTCGATCTTCGCCACGCTGGAGAAGGCGGGCGTGGTGCCGCTGGCCTGGGGCGAGAACGGTTTCCGCGAGGTCTCGAACTCGAAGCACGAGATCCGCAAGCCGGAAGACCTCAAGGGTCTGAAGCTGCGTGTGGTGGGTTCGCCGTTGTACATCGAGACGTTCAACGCGCTGGGCGCCAACCCCACGCAGATGAGCTGGGCCGATGCGCAGCCGGCCATGGCCTCCGGCGCCGTGGATGGCCAGGAGAACCCGCAGAGCGTGTTCGCCGCTGCCAAGCTCTACACGGTGGGTCAGAAGTTCGTGACGACCTGGGGCTACGTGGCCGACCCGCTGATCTTCGTGGTCAACAAGCAGATCTGGGAAAGCTGGACGCCGGCTGATCGCGAGATCGTCAAGCAGGCCGCCATCGACGCAGGCAAGCAGGAAATCGCGCTGGCCCGCAAGGGGCTGAACGAGGCGGGCGCGCCGGCATGGAAAGACATGGAGCAGCACGGCGTGAAGGTGACCAGCCTGACGCCGGCCGAGCACGATGCCTTCCGCAAGGCCACCACCAAGGTCTACGACAAGTGGAAGAAGCAGATTGGCGCCGATCTGGTGACCAAGGCCGAAGCGTCCATCGCCAATCGCCGATGA
- a CDS encoding TRAP transporter large permease: MTLIAIILFVVFIGLMLLGAPIGVSLGLGGLVAIGLSNLDTQMFGLLAVPQNFYAGLAKYPLLAIPMFVLVGSIFDRSGVAQRLVTFAIAIVGRGPGMLPLVAILVAMFLGGISGSGPANAAAVGGVMIAAMSRAGYPGSYSAAVVGAAAATDILIPPSVAFIIYSVLVPGASVPALFAAGMIPGILAGVALIVPAVWLARKHNMGHIEAGLPRPPFWKSLREAAWGLVAPFLILGGMRAGWFTPTEAAVVAVVYGLFVGMVIYRSIGVRDLFTIFQEAAETSAVILLVVALAGIFAYALSTLGVIDPLANAIAHSGLGEYGVLALIVLLLMTVGMFLDGISIFLIFVPLLLPIATAFHWNPVWFGVVLTLKVALGQFTPPLAVNLMVSCRIARVRMEETVPWVIWMLLAMFVAMLMVLAYPPLATWLPDYLGY, from the coding sequence ATGACGCTGATCGCCATCATTCTGTTCGTGGTTTTCATTGGCCTGATGCTGCTGGGCGCGCCAATTGGCGTGTCGCTGGGGCTGGGCGGTCTGGTCGCCATCGGCCTGTCGAACCTCGATACGCAAATGTTCGGCCTGCTGGCCGTGCCCCAGAACTTCTATGCCGGTCTTGCCAAGTACCCGCTGCTGGCCATTCCCATGTTCGTGCTGGTCGGTTCGATCTTCGATCGTTCCGGCGTAGCGCAACGACTGGTCACGTTCGCCATCGCGATCGTGGGCCGTGGTCCGGGCATGTTGCCGCTGGTGGCCATCCTCGTGGCGATGTTCCTGGGCGGCATCTCCGGCTCTGGTCCCGCGAACGCGGCCGCGGTAGGGGGCGTGATGATCGCGGCGATGTCGCGTGCGGGCTATCCGGGCTCCTACAGCGCCGCGGTGGTTGGCGCGGCGGCGGCTACGGACATTCTGATCCCGCCGTCGGTGGCGTTCATTATCTACAGCGTGCTGGTGCCAGGCGCATCGGTGCCCGCGCTGTTCGCCGCCGGCATGATCCCGGGCATCCTGGCCGGTGTGGCGTTGATCGTTCCGGCCGTCTGGCTGGCGCGCAAGCACAACATGGGGCATATCGAAGCCGGCTTGCCGCGCCCGCCGTTCTGGAAGAGCCTGCGCGAGGCCGCATGGGGCCTGGTGGCGCCGTTCCTGATTCTGGGTGGCATGCGCGCGGGCTGGTTCACGCCGACCGAGGCCGCCGTCGTGGCCGTGGTCTACGGGTTGTTCGTCGGCATGGTGATCTATCGCAGCATTGGCGTGCGCGACCTGTTCACGATTTTCCAGGAGGCGGCCGAGACATCGGCGGTGATCCTGCTGGTGGTGGCGCTGGCCGGCATCTTCGCCTATGCGCTGTCCACGCTCGGCGTAATCGACCCGCTGGCCAATGCCATTGCGCATTCGGGGCTGGGCGAGTACGGCGTGCTGGCGCTGATCGTGCTGTTGCTGATGACCGTCGGCATGTTCCTGGACGGCATCTCGATCTTCCTGATCTTCGTGCCGCTGCTGCTCCCGATCGCCACCGCGTTCCACTGGAATCCGGTATGGTTTGGCGTGGTGCTCACGCTCAAGGTGGCGCTGGGTCAGTTCACCCCGCCACTGGCCGTGAACCTGATGGTGTCGTGCCGCATCGCGCGCGTGCGCATGGAAGAGACCGTGCCATGGGTGATCTGGATGCTGCTGGCGATGTTCGTCGCCATGCTGATGGTGCTGGCCTATCCGCCGCTGGCCACCTGGCTGCCCGACTACCTGGGCTATTGA